A single Streptomyces mirabilis DNA region contains:
- a CDS encoding winged helix-turn-helix transcriptional regulator, which translates to MTASNGSTQLTRAESDLLQALSTRWTMHILLALHAFDGSGRFGEIHAAVSGISNRVLSSRLADLESRGLVSRNVTATRPVTITYRLTSLGRQVAIALTSLREVAENLQT; encoded by the coding sequence ATGACCGCCAGCAACGGCAGTACGCAGTTGACCCGGGCCGAGAGTGATCTGCTTCAGGCCCTCTCGACCCGATGGACGATGCACATCCTGCTGGCCCTGCATGCCTTCGATGGCTCGGGACGATTCGGTGAGATCCACGCAGCCGTCTCCGGGATCTCCAACCGCGTGCTCTCCAGCCGCCTTGCGGACCTGGAGAGCCGCGGGTTGGTGTCTAGGAACGTGACCGCGACGCGTCCGGTCACCATCACTTACCGGCTCACCAGCCTCGGCCGGCAAGTCGCTATCGCCCTGACGTCCTTGCGCGAGGTAGCGGAGAACCTTCAAACTTGA